One Longibacter salinarum genomic window carries:
- a CDS encoding tetratricopeptide repeat protein, whose protein sequence is MPFPSQFLGELQRRSVVKVAAGYAVSGWLLVQVASIVIPAFGWPDWVMRAMLIALIAGFPVACVLAWAYEWTTIGILRDDGDEDEGAVSNVEEAVGDESSLLGRLASWEVATVGIVMAIALGAGLFSLSTVDAARPRHIAVLPFRVVSATEPDADVLAAGLMETLTSAVTQFSQFDEALWVVPSAEITGTMTPSTARQQFGVSLVVSGSMQFAEERVRLTLNLIDARSGRQMQSRQIDVAEGRVIDLQDEATHHLARMLDVHVAVRQASLVHQGRTQDPDAGRLYVEGRGLLRGATSVREIDSAIDRFLQAVAIDSTFALAAAGLGEAYWQKYKRTSDVKWVNAAIWQSQRALSIDSTLGPAWTTLGILRSDQRHEDAAIEAFERAISLDPRASDPYRHLATVYRRQGKIERAELTYREAIARQPEYWKNYNVLGAFYYSQGRYSDAVVQYTRGLRLASANPTLLNNIAVTYWQMQKLEQAISSFEHLVELDSTRASAVPNLATAYFYVGRFNDAARLYDRALGQHPKDYGLAGALADAQVWSDHLADRAPDSYRRAIDLAQEQLSVRDRDPWVLASLSQYYQRLAHTDSARVWLRRLESVVEKESTDVVMSFSIGALYESLDERETAWDWIQSALDRNYGWIQLAYSPFLDDLRRDPRVVDRLQKNDVRSTGSPNN, encoded by the coding sequence ATGCCGTTTCCGTCTCAATTTCTGGGTGAGTTACAGCGTCGAAGCGTCGTAAAGGTCGCCGCCGGATACGCCGTGTCCGGGTGGCTCCTGGTCCAGGTGGCGTCGATCGTCATACCCGCCTTCGGCTGGCCCGACTGGGTGATGCGCGCGATGCTCATCGCACTCATAGCGGGCTTTCCAGTCGCCTGCGTACTGGCATGGGCGTACGAATGGACGACCATAGGCATCCTCCGGGACGACGGGGACGAAGACGAGGGTGCTGTTTCCAACGTTGAGGAGGCGGTTGGCGACGAGTCATCATTGCTGGGTCGCCTGGCCTCCTGGGAAGTGGCTACGGTTGGTATCGTGATGGCGATCGCGCTCGGAGCCGGTTTGTTTTCTCTTTCGACGGTTGATGCGGCACGCCCTCGGCATATCGCCGTGCTTCCGTTTCGCGTCGTCAGCGCGACAGAGCCCGATGCCGATGTGCTCGCAGCCGGATTGATGGAAACATTGACAAGCGCTGTCACGCAGTTCAGCCAGTTTGACGAAGCGCTCTGGGTCGTTCCGTCTGCGGAAATTACTGGAACCATGACGCCCAGTACGGCCCGGCAGCAGTTCGGGGTGTCCCTCGTTGTCAGCGGCAGCATGCAGTTCGCGGAGGAACGTGTGCGGCTGACACTCAACCTGATCGATGCGCGTTCGGGGCGGCAGATGCAGTCCCGGCAGATCGACGTTGCGGAGGGTCGGGTCATCGACCTACAGGACGAAGCAACGCACCATCTCGCTCGGATGCTGGACGTTCACGTCGCGGTCCGACAGGCATCGCTGGTGCATCAAGGGCGCACGCAAGATCCCGACGCCGGAAGACTCTACGTGGAGGGGCGCGGTCTGCTGCGCGGGGCCACGTCCGTTCGGGAGATCGATTCGGCCATCGACCGGTTTCTCCAGGCCGTTGCGATTGACTCGACGTTTGCACTCGCTGCAGCCGGTTTAGGCGAAGCCTACTGGCAAAAGTACAAGCGCACGAGCGACGTGAAGTGGGTGAACGCCGCGATCTGGCAGAGTCAGAGGGCGTTGTCGATTGATTCCACCCTCGGTCCGGCATGGACCACCCTCGGTATCTTGAGAAGCGATCAGCGCCACGAGGACGCAGCCATCGAAGCCTTTGAGCGGGCCATTTCGCTCGACCCCAGAGCATCGGATCCGTACCGCCATCTAGCGACAGTATATCGGCGTCAGGGGAAAATCGAGCGGGCGGAGTTGACGTATCGTGAGGCGATCGCGAGGCAGCCAGAGTACTGGAAGAATTACAACGTGCTCGGTGCCTTCTACTACAGCCAGGGCCGGTATTCCGATGCCGTCGTGCAGTACACGCGGGGCCTCCGTCTGGCCTCGGCCAATCCGACGTTGCTCAACAACATCGCCGTTACCTACTGGCAGATGCAAAAGCTCGAGCAGGCGATCTCGTCGTTCGAACACCTTGTCGAACTCGACTCTACACGCGCGTCCGCCGTCCCCAACCTGGCCACGGCATATTTCTATGTCGGGCGCTTCAATGATGCGGCTCGACTCTACGACCGGGCGCTCGGCCAGCATCCGAAGGATTACGGTCTCGCCGGGGCTCTCGCCGATGCGCAGGTATGGAGCGACCATCTGGCGGATCGGGCTCCGGACTCGTATCGACGGGCGATTGATCTCGCTCAGGAGCAGTTGTCCGTGCGCGACCGCGATCCGTGGGTGCTCGCGAGCTTGTCGCAGTACTACCAGCGCTTGGCACACACGGATAGCGCCCGCGTGTGGCTTCGCCGCCTCGAATCTGTCGTCGAGAAGGAGAGCACGGATGTCGTGATGTCATTCAGCATCGGAGCACTGTACGAGTCGCTAGACGAGCGCGAAACGGCGTGGGACTGGATCCAGTCAGCCCTTGACCGCAACTACGGCTGGATACAGCTTGCCTACTCGCCGTTCCTCGACGATTTGCGTCGCGACCCCCGGGTTGTCGATCGTCTTCAGAAAAACGATGTGCGCAGTACCGGATCGCCCAACAATTGA
- a CDS encoding DUF6064 family protein has protein sequence MNLPFTEEQFFAVFSDYNEAIGWVPVVAYALGLLAVALAVRGTLRGTRVISAILTLFWGWMGAVYHLEFFIEINPLAVAFGVAFLLQSAIFLHASIRSQPIPRFTARADMRGGLGVVLMLYAMVVYPIVGIILGRSYPAVPLFGVAPCPTTIFTLGLFLWSRGPLSARLWMIPVVWALVGTTAAWTLGVWEDLGLLVATLLTVPALIHSSRHRKRDMPLT, from the coding sequence ATGAATCTGCCATTTACGGAAGAACAGTTTTTCGCTGTTTTCAGCGACTACAATGAGGCCATCGGGTGGGTCCCGGTCGTTGCCTACGCACTCGGCCTGCTCGCGGTCGCCCTCGCTGTTCGGGGTACACTGCGAGGAACCCGCGTAATTTCGGCGATCCTAACACTCTTCTGGGGCTGGATGGGCGCGGTCTACCATCTGGAGTTCTTCATCGAGATCAACCCGCTCGCCGTCGCATTCGGTGTCGCATTCCTCTTGCAGAGCGCGATCTTCCTCCACGCCAGCATCCGCTCCCAACCCATTCCTCGCTTCACAGCGCGAGCAGACATGCGTGGCGGACTCGGCGTCGTTCTGATGCTGTACGCAATGGTGGTGTATCCTATCGTCGGCATCATCCTCGGGCGAAGTTATCCGGCCGTCCCCCTCTTCGGTGTGGCGCCGTGCCCGACCACCATCTTCACACTGGGCCTTTTCCTCTGGTCCCGTGGACCGCTGTCAGCTCGCCTCTGGATGATTCCCGTCGTGTGGGCCCTCGTCGGAACGACGGCGGCATGGACGCTCGGCGTCTGGGAAGACCTCGGCCTCCTCGTCGCAACTCTGCTGACGGTGCCCGCACTCATTCACAGTTCCCGACATCGAAAACGGGACATGCCGTTGACCTAA
- a CDS encoding T9SS type A sorting domain-containing protein: MTRPAAAQVTEVTTQDLLNLVGTSDIAQVFETGELDSSTNVDLNDLLNATGANQVYDIRPFTFSLTGEGLIRYRTVTEAQALGWPGSNDSYFSQASDAFALDLRDTNGDVVGSVYSYHTIETSGATEGDNSYGSSFETSSGSFTLKYDPPLLQYKTPLVFSPTPTTWSSSSTEESFATTSSITVDGEVEGYGTIRTPAGDFEVMRVRRETTQSGFTSTDYEFISPDAGFTVATIEGDGFGSYTVTLTAISDNFAETSIASNQTGAILDSDRLAISFSSGSSTDGQIALATYNRRPYNDDFDGSSATSGDGTSITPDVLFDDQYYLVYDVDDTLSGFTAEVCFDASTVPGVSDIQKLVLLTRDFPNEAWSPLNTTVNGSAVCASVSDFSQFALGSNTTYNALPVELSAFDVVADNGTALLTWSTLSEQANDGFHIEHRTDKRAGWSRIGFVDGVGTTDQAQSYRFRTDALTPGVHHFRLVQVDLDGTSTLTSERTLRIRPSDAVMLISPAPNPAASNARIGLVLRESADVTVEVFDVLGRRQALLHDGLLSAGPEHSFRVDVSTWASGTYLVRVTGAGSPTATRLTVVR, encoded by the coding sequence TTGACACGTCCTGCGGCTGCACAGGTCACCGAAGTAACGACGCAGGATCTGCTCAACCTCGTCGGCACGAGTGACATCGCGCAGGTCTTCGAAACAGGCGAGCTTGATTCCAGCACAAATGTTGACCTGAACGATCTTCTAAATGCCACAGGGGCAAACCAGGTATATGATATTCGGCCGTTCACTTTTTCGCTAACAGGTGAAGGACTGATTCGCTACCGCACGGTTACGGAAGCTCAGGCACTTGGCTGGCCCGGCTCCAACGACAGCTACTTTTCGCAAGCGTCGGATGCATTCGCACTCGACCTGCGCGACACCAATGGGGACGTCGTCGGCAGCGTCTACTCCTACCACACGATCGAAACCTCCGGCGCAACGGAAGGCGACAACAGCTACGGCAGCTCATTCGAAACGTCGAGCGGATCTTTTACCTTGAAATACGATCCTCCGCTCCTGCAGTACAAGACGCCGCTCGTGTTCTCCCCAACGCCCACAACATGGAGCAGCTCATCGACCGAGGAATCTTTCGCCACGACGAGCAGCATCACAGTGGACGGTGAAGTCGAAGGCTACGGAACGATCCGTACGCCAGCTGGCGACTTCGAGGTGATGCGCGTCCGACGCGAGACGACACAGTCTGGGTTCACGTCAACGGACTACGAGTTCATTTCTCCAGATGCCGGATTTACGGTGGCTACGATCGAAGGAGACGGCTTCGGAAGCTACACCGTCACGCTCACAGCCATCTCGGATAATTTCGCCGAGACGAGCATCGCCTCGAACCAGACGGGGGCCATCCTCGACAGCGATCGGCTCGCGATCTCATTCTCCTCTGGAAGTAGCACAGACGGACAGATCGCGCTCGCAACGTACAATCGCCGGCCGTACAACGACGACTTCGACGGTAGCTCCGCGACATCCGGCGACGGTACGAGCATCACGCCAGATGTTCTATTCGACGATCAGTATTACCTCGTATATGATGTCGACGACACGCTAAGTGGCTTTACGGCGGAGGTCTGCTTCGACGCAAGCACCGTCCCGGGCGTCTCGGACATTCAGAAGCTCGTCCTTCTGACGCGCGACTTCCCGAATGAAGCGTGGTCTCCGCTCAACACCACGGTGAATGGGTCAGCCGTATGCGCGTCGGTCTCCGACTTCTCACAGTTTGCGCTAGGATCGAATACCACGTACAACGCGCTTCCGGTGGAGCTATCCGCCTTCGACGTGGTCGCGGATAACGGGACCGCGCTCCTGACCTGGTCAACGCTCTCCGAGCAGGCCAACGACGGCTTCCACATCGAGCACCGGACGGACAAACGCGCAGGCTGGTCGCGGATTGGTTTTGTGGATGGCGTGGGTACGACCGATCAGGCGCAAAGCTACCGCTTCCGCACGGACGCGTTGACGCCGGGCGTCCACCACTTCCGCCTCGTCCAGGTCGACCTGGACGGCACCTCGACGCTCACCTCGGAGCGAACCCTCCGAATCCGTCCGTCAGACGCCGTGATGCTGATCTCGCCTGCACCGAACCCGGCCGCATCTAATGCACGGATCGGTCTCGTGCTTCGCGAATCGGCCGATGTAACCGTCGAGGTGTTCGACGTGCTGGGTCGCCGACAGGCGTTGCTCCACGACGGGCTGCTCTCTGCCGGTCCCGAGCACAGCTTCCGGGTTGACGTGTCGACATGGGCCAGCGGAACGTACCTCGTCCGTGTGACGGGCGCCGGCTCACCGACCGCGACGCGACTTACGGTGGTTCGCTAG
- a CDS encoding DUF4440 domain-containing protein — MLLLVLLLPTSLVYGQEITITTTSDAAREAFEEGREHAANVHQEKAIDRFKVALEEDADFALAHLYLASLLDGEKRKKHFEQAEQRLDAVTEGEQLIIQSYGAHLDGNHEKEYELAKKAAETYPDDVYASLHVGWQEYRRKEYEAARATTQHILEMKPEFAPAYNMLGYIELEAGNYDAAEQALKSYVEAAPDEPNPYDSLGELYLTTDRYDEAIQQFKMALERDADFEISKTNIVKAEIQKVNRQFEDAMAAKNVDQLSEMYTENAVVAPPNRPLVRGRDGVREMYAAGLTGMDRIELETAEIRAFGDQAVEMGESKVYAGEEVVEEGRYMAVWRNVNGQWQIDREVWNSGLEASKPTATVSDEK, encoded by the coding sequence GTGTTACTACTTGTCCTTCTCCTTCCGACCTCGCTGGTTTACGGTCAGGAAATCACGATCACGACGACATCCGACGCAGCCCGGGAGGCGTTTGAGGAGGGCCGCGAGCATGCAGCCAATGTCCACCAGGAAAAGGCGATCGATCGATTTAAGGTCGCCCTTGAGGAAGACGCCGATTTTGCTCTCGCTCATCTTTATTTAGCCTCCTTGCTCGATGGAGAGAAACGGAAGAAGCATTTCGAGCAAGCAGAACAGCGGCTGGACGCTGTGACCGAGGGCGAGCAGTTGATCATTCAATCGTACGGAGCTCACCTGGACGGTAACCACGAAAAGGAGTACGAACTCGCTAAGAAGGCGGCCGAGACGTATCCGGACGATGTCTACGCATCGCTCCACGTCGGGTGGCAGGAGTATCGAAGGAAAGAGTATGAGGCGGCTCGCGCGACGACGCAGCACATTCTGGAAATGAAGCCGGAGTTTGCGCCCGCCTACAACATGCTCGGCTATATCGAGCTCGAGGCCGGGAATTATGACGCGGCAGAGCAAGCGCTGAAGTCGTACGTCGAGGCGGCTCCCGACGAGCCCAACCCATACGATTCACTCGGGGAGTTGTATCTCACCACCGACCGGTACGATGAAGCCATTCAGCAATTCAAAATGGCTCTTGAGCGCGATGCGGACTTTGAGATCAGCAAGACCAACATCGTGAAGGCGGAGATTCAGAAGGTGAACCGACAATTCGAGGACGCCATGGCGGCGAAAAATGTTGACCAGCTGAGCGAAATGTACACCGAGAACGCTGTTGTCGCGCCGCCCAATCGACCACTTGTTCGCGGACGTGATGGGGTTCGAGAAATGTATGCGGCTGGGTTAACGGGGATGGATCGAATCGAACTCGAGACCGCTGAGATCCGAGCGTTCGGAGACCAGGCCGTCGAGATGGGTGAGAGCAAAGTGTACGCGGGTGAGGAGGTCGTGGAGGAGGGACGCTACATGGCCGTCTGGCGAAATGTGAACGGTCAGTGGCAGATCGATCGTGAAGTCTGGAACTCAGGGCTCGAAGCGTCCAAACCCACCGCGACAGTATCCGACGAGAAGTAA
- a CDS encoding heavy metal translocating P-type ATPase, whose amino-acid sequence MAAAIHQPMSACTMRLERRGGRSCETCALNLENRLRSVPGIQEAQASFRSGILRVTYDEGVTSPEDLVRTVHSLGESAALPMSDDTGDAKEAPVDRVQLRRESVFVALSLAGMVGGLVAGWLDLPTTVRWISYAVSYVFGGWYGLVAGLETLRHRAVDIDLLMILAAVGALAIGAPFEGAMLLFLFSLSNVLQHYAIGRSRRAIEALMTLRPEEAQVRRNGTEVTLPIEEVDVGDVFVVRPGDRVPLDGTVTAGESAVDQSALTGESVPVHKSAGDDVYGGTINEDGSLDVRVTRRATESAIARLISMVEHAQGQKAQTQRLIDRLEQPYVLGVLGLTVTAAVVGLLVGESTGTALYRAMTLMVAASPCAVVISTPAAVLSAIAAGARRGVLFKGGAHVEAAASVRAVAFDKTGTLTKGDTELTDLEVRPGSTLGTEELTETRLLTLAAAVQSRSEHHLARATVAAAETRGLDLPPAARFHASVGKGVRADVAGRTVHIGNPAYFESRDGGTITGLDEGLKAVREWQEDGKTSVLVAAETDAGVQVIGWIAYADVVRDEARRTVEALRAQGVEHIVMLTGDHATVARRIGEAVGVDEVYAELLPEQKVDRVRQLVARYGSVAMVGDGVNDAPALATATVGVAMGGAGTDVALETADLVLMGDDLTKLPYALSLSHATRRTLRVNLSIAFAAIIVMIATILTAGIALPLAVVGHEGSTVVVSLNGLRLLAFRE is encoded by the coding sequence ATGGCCGCGGCCATCCACCAACCGATGTCAGCCTGCACGATGCGTCTGGAACGGCGGGGCGGACGGAGTTGTGAGACGTGCGCTCTCAACCTCGAAAATCGGCTTCGGTCGGTGCCCGGCATTCAGGAGGCGCAGGCGTCGTTTCGAAGTGGTATCCTGCGCGTGACGTACGACGAAGGCGTCACCTCACCCGAAGATCTCGTTCGAACGGTTCACTCGCTCGGCGAGTCGGCGGCCCTTCCGATGTCGGATGACACCGGCGACGCGAAGGAGGCTCCGGTCGATCGGGTTCAGCTTCGGCGGGAGTCGGTGTTCGTGGCGTTGTCACTTGCCGGCATGGTGGGTGGACTGGTTGCCGGCTGGCTCGACCTGCCCACGACCGTGCGCTGGATCAGCTATGCGGTGTCGTACGTCTTCGGCGGGTGGTACGGTCTTGTGGCCGGGCTGGAGACGCTCCGCCATCGGGCCGTCGACATTGACCTGCTCATGATCCTTGCTGCGGTGGGGGCCCTTGCCATCGGGGCGCCCTTCGAAGGGGCGATGTTGCTCTTCCTGTTCTCTCTGTCGAACGTCCTTCAGCATTACGCCATCGGCCGATCGCGGCGGGCGATCGAAGCCCTCATGACGCTCCGGCCCGAGGAGGCGCAGGTCCGCCGGAATGGTACGGAAGTGACGCTTCCGATCGAGGAGGTCGACGTGGGCGACGTGTTCGTTGTGCGGCCGGGTGACCGCGTACCCCTCGACGGAACGGTGACAGCTGGAGAGAGCGCCGTCGACCAGTCGGCACTGACCGGGGAGTCTGTGCCGGTTCACAAGTCCGCTGGGGACGACGTATACGGCGGAACGATCAACGAGGACGGCAGCCTCGACGTGCGTGTGACGCGTCGAGCGACGGAGTCGGCCATCGCACGACTTATCAGCATGGTCGAGCACGCGCAGGGGCAGAAGGCCCAGACGCAGCGGCTGATCGACCGGCTCGAGCAACCGTACGTTCTGGGCGTTCTCGGCTTGACGGTCACCGCCGCCGTGGTCGGGTTGCTCGTCGGCGAGTCTACGGGGACCGCTCTGTATCGTGCGATGACGCTGATGGTGGCCGCGTCACCGTGCGCAGTGGTGATTTCGACGCCGGCGGCCGTGTTGTCGGCCATCGCGGCAGGTGCACGGCGCGGCGTTCTTTTTAAAGGTGGTGCCCACGTCGAAGCGGCAGCGTCGGTGCGTGCGGTCGCGTTCGATAAGACCGGTACCCTCACGAAGGGCGATACCGAACTCACGGATCTCGAAGTTCGACCCGGATCGACGCTCGGCACGGAGGAACTGACGGAGACGCGCCTGCTCACTCTCGCTGCGGCAGTACAGTCACGCTCGGAGCATCACCTCGCGCGGGCCACCGTGGCCGCAGCCGAGACGAGGGGACTCGACCTTCCTCCGGCCGCCCGCTTCCACGCGAGTGTCGGGAAAGGCGTTCGTGCTGATGTCGCGGGTCGCACAGTTCACATCGGCAATCCAGCGTACTTCGAAAGTCGCGACGGTGGGACGATCACAGGCCTGGACGAGGGGCTGAAGGCCGTGCGGGAATGGCAGGAGGATGGAAAGACCAGCGTGCTGGTCGCTGCCGAGACGGATGCGGGTGTGCAGGTGATTGGATGGATCGCCTACGCCGATGTCGTTCGTGACGAGGCGCGTCGCACCGTGGAGGCCCTTCGGGCTCAGGGCGTCGAACATATCGTCATGCTCACGGGGGACCACGCCACCGTTGCCCGCCGCATCGGGGAGGCTGTCGGAGTGGATGAGGTGTACGCCGAGCTCTTGCCGGAGCAGAAGGTCGACCGAGTGCGCCAGCTCGTGGCTCGCTACGGGTCTGTGGCCATGGTGGGCGACGGCGTGAACGACGCACCTGCTCTGGCCACGGCGACCGTCGGTGTGGCGATGGGAGGCGCAGGGACCGATGTCGCCCTTGAGACTGCCGACCTGGTGTTAATGGGCGATGATCTGACCAAGCTCCCGTACGCTCTTTCGCTGAGCCACGCCACCCGGCGCACCCTTCGCGTCAACCTGTCGATTGCGTTCGCGGCCATCATCGTCATGATCGCCACGATCCTCACGGCCGGGATCGCGTTGCCGCTGGCCGTCGTCGGTCATGAGGGTTCCACCGTGGTCGTTTCCCTGAACGGACTCCGGCTTCTGGCTTTTCGGGAGTAA
- a CDS encoding choice-of-anchor B family protein, with translation MPRLSRLLPCLLFLAGLLPLSASAQTAALTSPSSSGAGGFGHALAMSGDVLFAGEARSIHAPGRVLVYRWTGDAWEQHAELTAAEAEVGDGFGEALAVDGDRLVVGASSSNAAYVFDREGETWTQTARLTPPDEAVAGPKKRAFATSVAVDGSTVAVNVTDPPFTFDPGKGAVVVFEEGRDGWSPGEVVAPAERVDGDGFGDAIGLQKDELFVSAPSANGNAGHVLRFVRTDDGWQETETFTGMNGQFGTALHLDGDELLIGVPGAMNRVGAVQIARRSQDTWALQDTLTAGDESQNGRFGQSLARTNNFTWVGAPGTEKNTGAVYRFPREGGRSAERLVHPASTPGDRLGGALVGHGDRIVAAQPGQNYGARMTGSSSITAFNASTNTWSDTPISAPSRDIFTAVTGEKTTCSGGKASLFDCKEVDLLSFLPVDAISDTPGVRVNDVWGWTDPETDRDYAVVGRVNGTSFVDVTDPMRPVYVGELPMTEGTEAKIWRDVKVYENHAFIVADNVGKHGMQIFDLTQLRDVAEEEQPKTFEATTIYDGVHSAHNVFINEDTGFAYVVGSNGGGQTCGGGLHMVDVREPTKPSFAGCYTDVGTGMTGTGTTHDTQCVVYRGPDERYQGNEICFASNETAVSIADVTDKSNPKNLSRAEHPRSAYIHQGWLTEDQRYLFVNDELDEMSGITDRTRTMVWDVSRLDDPQLVTEFFLSVPASDHNLYIRGNTMYQANYSSGLRVVDVSDPTKPREIGYFDTLPFGKDAPVFEGAFSNYPFFESGIVVVTSMQEGLFILKKADPEM, from the coding sequence ATGCCTCGTCTTTCACGTCTCCTCCCCTGCTTGCTTTTTCTCGCGGGGCTTCTGCCTCTTTCCGCTTCCGCGCAGACCGCCGCGTTGACGTCACCCTCGTCGTCGGGCGCCGGTGGTTTTGGTCATGCTCTGGCTATGTCCGGTGACGTCCTGTTTGCCGGTGAAGCCCGAAGCATTCACGCTCCCGGCCGCGTGTTGGTATACCGATGGACGGGCGACGCCTGGGAACAACATGCCGAACTGACGGCCGCGGAGGCCGAGGTGGGTGATGGCTTCGGTGAGGCTCTCGCCGTGGATGGCGATCGGCTGGTTGTCGGTGCGTCCTCGTCCAACGCGGCTTATGTGTTCGACCGCGAAGGCGAAACATGGACACAGACAGCCCGCCTCACGCCTCCGGACGAGGCGGTAGCGGGTCCAAAAAAACGGGCATTCGCTACGTCCGTCGCCGTGGATGGCAGCACGGTTGCCGTCAACGTCACCGACCCGCCTTTTACGTTCGATCCCGGCAAGGGCGCCGTCGTTGTTTTCGAAGAGGGACGTGACGGCTGGTCTCCCGGTGAGGTGGTCGCTCCGGCCGAGCGTGTAGATGGCGATGGCTTCGGCGACGCGATCGGGTTGCAAAAAGACGAACTATTCGTCAGTGCTCCCAGCGCGAACGGCAATGCCGGACACGTCCTCCGCTTCGTTCGCACGGACGACGGCTGGCAAGAGACAGAGACCTTCACCGGTATGAACGGTCAGTTTGGCACCGCCCTCCACCTGGACGGGGACGAACTCCTGATCGGAGTACCGGGCGCGATGAATCGCGTGGGAGCGGTCCAGATCGCTCGTCGCAGCCAGGATACGTGGGCACTTCAGGATACTCTAACGGCCGGCGATGAATCGCAAAACGGTCGCTTTGGCCAGTCCCTCGCTCGCACGAACAACTTCACGTGGGTCGGCGCACCGGGCACAGAGAAGAATACGGGTGCCGTCTACCGCTTCCCACGCGAGGGCGGTCGTTCGGCCGAACGCCTCGTGCACCCGGCCAGCACGCCCGGAGACCGGCTCGGTGGCGCCCTTGTCGGACATGGCGACCGGATCGTTGCTGCCCAACCTGGACAGAACTACGGCGCACGCATGACCGGATCCAGCTCGATCACAGCCTTCAACGCTAGCACCAACACGTGGTCAGACACGCCGATTTCCGCCCCGAGCCGAGACATCTTCACGGCTGTCACCGGCGAAAAGACGACGTGCTCCGGCGGGAAAGCGTCTCTCTTTGACTGCAAGGAGGTGGATCTGCTCTCCTTCCTGCCGGTGGACGCCATCAGCGACACGCCCGGTGTACGCGTGAATGACGTCTGGGGCTGGACCGACCCGGAGACGGATCGGGACTACGCCGTCGTCGGCCGCGTCAACGGGACCTCGTTCGTGGACGTGACCGACCCGATGCGCCCCGTCTATGTCGGCGAACTCCCCATGACCGAAGGCACGGAGGCGAAAATCTGGCGCGACGTCAAGGTCTACGAGAACCATGCGTTTATCGTCGCAGATAACGTCGGCAAACACGGGATGCAGATCTTTGATCTCACGCAGCTCCGGGACGTCGCGGAAGAGGAGCAGCCGAAAACGTTCGAGGCGACCACTATTTACGACGGCGTTCACAGCGCGCACAACGTGTTCATCAACGAGGACACCGGTTTCGCCTACGTCGTAGGGTCGAACGGCGGCGGTCAAACGTGCGGCGGGGGCCTCCACATGGTCGACGTGCGCGAGCCGACGAAGCCCTCGTTCGCGGGCTGCTACACCGACGTGGGTACCGGCATGACGGGCACCGGCACGACCCACGACACGCAGTGCGTCGTGTACCGTGGCCCCGATGAGCGCTATCAGGGCAACGAGATTTGCTTCGCGTCGAACGAGACCGCGGTGAGCATCGCCGATGTCACCGACAAGTCGAACCCGAAGAACCTGTCGCGCGCAGAGCATCCACGCAGCGCCTACATCCACCAAGGCTGGCTGACGGAGGATCAGCGCTACCTCTTCGTCAACGACGAGCTCGACGAGATGAGCGGTATCACCGACCGGACCCGTACGATGGTGTGGGACGTGAGCCGCCTCGACGATCCGCAGCTCGTGACGGAGTTCTTCCTGTCCGTCCCGGCCTCCGACCACAATCTCTACATTCGTGGCAACACGATGTATCAGGCGAACTACTCCAGCGGCCTCCGTGTGGTGGACGTTTCTGACCCGACGAAGCCTCGCGAAATTGGCTACTTCGACACGCTTCCGTTCGGGAAAGATGCTCCCGTATTCGAAGGCGCCTTCAGCAACTACCCGTTCTTCGAAAGCGGAATTGTCGTTGTCACGAGCATGCAGGAAGGTCTCTTCATTCTGAAAAAAGCCGACCCCGAGATGTAG